A single genomic interval of Dromiciops gliroides isolate mDroGli1 chromosome 1, mDroGli1.pri, whole genome shotgun sequence harbors:
- the LOC122737385 gene encoding LOW QUALITY PROTEIN: securin-like (The sequence of the model RefSeq protein was modified relative to this genomic sequence to represent the inferred CDS: inserted 2 bases in 1 codon; deleted 2 bases in 1 codon): MATPIYVDKENGEPGSHIAPKDRLKCTTALSGRAQLSTPKAGKVFAAAPVLSKSVRKALGPVNRTTKKENLEGKRKEPLKQKGQNYTAKKMTEKFLQKKNTSIPFPNETYPEIENFFPFNPLEFESFDVPEEHQPANLPLTGVPLLMLEQKKSLERLIELPPSPMLLPSMTWESDLLESASSLLSAMDEXMPPECYDFPI, translated from the exons ATGGCAACACCAATCTATGTTGATAAGGAGAATGGAGAACCAGGTTCTCACATAGCACCTAAGGACAGGCTGAAGTGCACCACAGCATTATCTGGAAGAGCTCAACTTTCAACTCCCAAGGCTGGCAAAGTGTTTGCTGCAGCTCCAGTTTTATCCAAATCTGTTAGAAAAGCTTTGGGGCCTGTCAACAGGacaaccaaaaaggaaaacttggagggaaagagaaaagaaccccTCAAACAGAAAGGGCAAAACTACACTGCCAAAAAGATGACTGAAAAA ttcctacagaaaaaaaacacctcaattCCATTCCCAAATGAAACATATCcagaaatagaaaatttctttcCCTTCAACCCACTAGAATTTGAGAGTTTTGATGTTCCCGAAGAACACCAGCCTGCAAACTTGCCTCTGACTGGTGTCCCCCTCCTGATGCTTGAGCAGAAGAAGTCACTTGAAAGGCTTATAGAACTTCCACCCTCACCCATGCTGTTGCCTTCCATGACATGGGAGTCTGATCTGCTGGAATCAGCTTCAAGCCTTCTGTCAGCCATGGATGA AATGCCACCTGAGTGTTATGACTTCCCTATTTAA